In a genomic window of archaeon BMS3Bbin15:
- the queE_2 gene encoding 7-carboxy-7-deazaguanine synthase, translated as MRQVFIRFDACNIACEYCDTGTDFKNCRVEKTPGKGDFHYIENPISYEQTEKIAKSFSRVHSYSLTGGEPLINAEFIKKLSLKPLYLETNMTLPEKAEIIKNKVKFVAGDFKLSFAINNENYEDIREATIRSFKILRNSKTRYTFAKIVVGRRIDMDEIYNNLESIKDYISLAVIQPVTPLEKAPARGELLNLQKELSEIVELRIIPQTHKFLNFL; from the coding sequence GTGCGTCAGGTTTTTATAAGATTTGATGCCTGCAATATTGCCTGCGAGTACTGTGACACCGGAACAGATTTTAAAAATTGCAGAGTTGAAAAAACACCTGGGAAAGGTGACTTCCATTATATTGAAAATCCCATCAGTTATGAGCAGACTGAAAAAATTGCTAAAAGCTTTAGCAGAGTCCATTCCTACTCCCTCACAGGAGGTGAGCCTCTTATCAATGCAGAATTTATAAAAAAGTTAAGTCTTAAACCTCTCTATCTTGAGACAAATATGACTCTACCGGAGAAGGCAGAAATAATAAAGAACAAAGTAAAATTTGTGGCAGGAGACTTCAAACTCAGCTTTGCAATTAATAATGAGAATTATGAAGATATAAGAGAGGCAACTATAAGAAGTTTCAAAATTTTAAGAAACTCAAAGACCAGATACACCTTTGCCAAGATAGTTGTAGGCAGAAGAATTGATATGGATGAAATTTATAATAACCTGGAATCAATAAAAGATTATATCTCCCTTGCTGTTATTCAGCCAGTAACCCCTCTGGAAAAAGCACCGGCAAGAGGAGAGCTTCTAAATCTCCAGAAGGAGCTTTCAGAAATTGTTGAGCTCAGGATTATTCCTCAAACTCATAAGTTTCTCAATTTTCTATGA
- the queD gene encoding 6-carboxy-5,6,7,8-tetrahydropterin synthase produces MRLGVVEYFDSAHYLPQHDSCGRMHGHTYKVEVVIEGEKKEGKMIMDFHDVKMKVRTVIAELDHRSINEILDYPSAENITEYIFRKLKEEFDYPLRVRVWEGKGKWIEISEH; encoded by the coding sequence ATGCGCTTAGGTGTAGTTGAATATTTTGATTCTGCCCACTATCTTCCCCAGCACGATTCCTGTGGCAGAATGCATGGCCACACATATAAAGTGGAGGTTGTAATAGAGGGGGAGAAAAAAGAAGGCAAAATGATAATGGATTTCCATGATGTGAAGATGAAGGTGAGAACAGTTATTGCAGAGCTTGACCACAGGTCAATAAATGAAATCCTCGACTACCCCAGTGCAGAGAATATAACCGAGTATATTTTCAGAAAGCTGAAAGAGGAATTTGATTATCCTCTGAGAGTAAGAGTGTGGGAAGGAAAGGGTAAATGGATAGAGATTTCCGAACATTGA
- a CDS encoding putative GTP cyclohydrolase 1 type 2 yields MIPIELSRYLNELLRVDEFQDYCSNGLEFEGQANVKRVALAVDACAAVFREAVNLNSDIIIVHHGLFWGDIKTIRGNLKERLKLLFDSNISLYAAHLPLDAHPELGNNAQIMKLLKIKIKGGAGKYKGIPLGFWGELEHEEPLKKFTARVEDKLSTECSVLDFGGRVKKVAVLSGSGWKALYEAEEIGFDTLITGEASHSAYTLAEELGVNIVFAGHYATERHGVKALGEHIKRRFGFEVKFIEHSTGI; encoded by the coding sequence ATGATTCCTATAGAACTGAGCAGATATCTCAATGAGCTTTTAAGAGTTGATGAGTTTCAGGATTATTGTTCAAATGGTCTGGAATTTGAGGGCCAGGCTAATGTTAAGAGAGTTGCTCTTGCAGTTGATGCCTGCGCTGCAGTTTTCAGAGAAGCAGTTAACCTGAACTCTGATATTATTATTGTGCACCACGGTTTATTCTGGGGAGATATAAAAACTATAAGGGGGAACCTGAAGGAAAGACTGAAGCTCCTATTTGATAGTAATATCTCGCTCTATGCTGCACATTTACCTCTTGATGCCCACCCTGAGCTGGGAAATAATGCTCAGATTATGAAACTTTTAAAAATTAAGATTAAAGGCGGTGCCGGAAAATATAAAGGTATTCCTCTGGGTTTCTGGGGGGAACTTGAACATGAGGAGCCTCTGAAGAAATTCACTGCAAGGGTTGAGGATAAGCTATCTACTGAGTGCAGCGTGCTTGACTTTGGCGGCAGAGTTAAGAAAGTTGCTGTTCTTTCCGGGTCCGGATGGAAGGCACTCTATGAGGCTGAAGAAATCGGTTTTGACACTCTGATAACAGGTGAAGCTTCCCACTCTGCCTACACTCTGGCAGAAGAGCTTGGAGTCAATATTGTCTTTGCAGGGCACTATGCTACGGAAAGGCATGGCGTTAAAGCTCTGGGAGAACATATAAAAAGAAGGTTTGGGTTTGAGGTTAAATTTATAGAGCACAGCACAGGAATTTGA
- a CDS encoding HIT-like protein, with protein sequence MQDCIFCRIVKGEIPCHMVYEDRYIIAFLDINPMTEGHTLVVSKEHIESFSDTSSYIATNIAESSVKIAGALKKALKPEGFNYFINEGKVAGQLVMHLHMHVVPRYGDDDVKFEAGSKVELDEEEMKAIAERISKEI encoded by the coding sequence ATGCAGGACTGTATATTTTGCAGGATAGTTAAGGGAGAAATTCCTTGTCATATGGTTTACGAGGACAGGTACATTATAGCTTTTCTTGATATAAACCCCATGACAGAAGGGCATACTCTTGTTGTGTCCAAGGAGCATATCGAGAGTTTCAGCGATACCAGCAGCTATATTGCCACAAATATTGCAGAGAGTTCTGTGAAGATTGCAGGGGCTCTGAAGAAGGCTCTTAAACCGGAGGGCTTCAACTATTTTATTAATGAAGGTAAGGTGGCGGGACAACTTGTCATGCACCTCCATATGCACGTGGTGCCGAGATACGGTGATGATGATGTGAAATTTGAAGCAGGCAGCAAAGTTGAGCTGGATGAGGAAGAGATGAAAGCGATTGCCGAGAGGATTTCGAAAGAGATATGA